In one Sulfitobacter sp. LCG007 genomic region, the following are encoded:
- a CDS encoding tetratricopeptide repeat protein yields MIHDICRSPVSIGSTQGLAHWNAMIRAFLAHGTETPAHLARLLEAEPDFAMGHAARGLFSLLLGRAEMIAVAREASADAHAAALRCTPYPREQAWIAALDRWLDGRPGASIAALEDALGLEAADTMSAKVSHAIRFVLGDAAGMRRSIERVLHAHDADHACRGYALGCHAFALEETGDYGAAEEVGREGLSHAPDDAWGLHAVAHVYDMTALPSLGIRLIDSHRSVWSHCNNFRYHVWWHKALLHLDRGEYDVALSLYDSQIRADRTDDYRDVANATSLLVRLELDGVAVGPRWEELADVAERRSSDGCLVFADLHYMLALAGGRRDTARIRMSARFARDSRRPGEMNQRFANPGQAALAGLNAFAEGRYDSAFRNLLAARPFMQRIGGSHAQRDVFERITIDSGLRAGQYDMADDLLCDRLRRRGGNEDRYTASRLARLDRIRRIPAQ; encoded by the coding sequence ATGATCCACGATATCTGCCGCAGTCCCGTATCGATCGGGTCTACCCAGGGGCTCGCGCACTGGAATGCGATGATCCGCGCATTTCTGGCGCATGGGACCGAAACGCCCGCGCATCTTGCAAGGCTGCTCGAAGCCGAACCGGATTTCGCGATGGGTCATGCAGCGCGTGGTCTGTTCTCGCTGTTGCTGGGGCGCGCCGAAATGATCGCCGTGGCGCGGGAGGCCTCTGCCGACGCCCATGCCGCCGCCCTGCGCTGTACACCTTACCCGCGAGAGCAGGCATGGATTGCGGCGCTGGATCGCTGGCTGGACGGACGGCCCGGCGCATCCATCGCGGCGCTGGAGGACGCGCTCGGCCTCGAAGCCGCGGATACGATGTCCGCCAAGGTCTCGCACGCCATCCGCTTCGTGCTGGGAGACGCCGCGGGGATGCGCAGATCCATCGAACGGGTCCTGCACGCGCATGACGCGGATCACGCCTGCAGGGGCTATGCACTGGGGTGCCACGCCTTCGCGCTGGAGGAGACAGGCGATTACGGCGCCGCCGAGGAGGTGGGGCGCGAGGGGCTTTCACATGCGCCTGACGATGCCTGGGGCCTGCACGCGGTTGCGCATGTCTACGACATGACCGCGCTTCCCAGCCTCGGGATCAGGCTGATCGACAGCCACAGGTCCGTCTGGTCGCACTGCAACAATTTCCGTTACCATGTCTGGTGGCACAAGGCGCTGCTGCATCTCGACCGGGGCGAATACGATGTCGCCCTGTCGCTTTATGACAGCCAGATCCGCGCTGACCGCACGGACGATTACCGCGACGTCGCGAACGCGACATCGTTGCTGGTCCGGCTCGAACTGGACGGGGTGGCGGTAGGACCGCGCTGGGAAGAGCTTGCCGATGTGGCCGAGCGGCGCAGCAGTGACGGCTGTCTTGTCTTTGCCGACCTTCACTACATGCTGGCGCTGGCGGGGGGCCGTCGCGATACCGCCCGCATTCGCATGTCGGCGCGATTCGCACGCGACAGCAGGCGGCCGGGCGAAATGAACCAGCGATTCGCAAACCCCGGTCAGGCGGCGCTCGCCGGCCTCAACGCCTTCGCCGAAGGGCGATACGACTCGGCGTTCCGGAACCTTTTGGCAGCCAGACCATTTATGCAGAGGATTGGCGGCAGTCATGCGCAGCGCGACGTGTTCGAAAGGATAACGATAGATTCGGGACTCCGTGCGGGGCAGTACGATATGGCGGATGACCTGTTGTGCGACAGGCTGCGCAGGCGGGGCGGAAATGAAGACAGGTATACCGCAAGCAGGCTTGCCCGGCTCGACCGCATCAGGCGCATTCCCGCACAATAA
- a CDS encoding uracil-DNA glycosylase family protein codes for MPEDIRPQLRNCTICRPRFAATATAHAPRPVVWFDPGARVLIASQAPGARAHRSVRPFTDPSGDRLRAWLGIDKETFYDRSRVAIVPMGFCFPGYDMQGADLPPPAVCAETWRGKALAMLPDIRLTLLIGGYAIAWHLGRKLPVTEAVRDGGSHAEGIFALPHPSWRNNGWLKRNPWFETDIIPQLRARLSEALK; via the coding sequence ATGCCGGAAGATATCCGACCCCAGCTGCGCAATTGCACGATCTGTCGCCCGCGCTTCGCGGCGACAGCGACCGCACATGCGCCGCGTCCCGTTGTCTGGTTCGACCCGGGCGCCCGCGTCCTGATCGCGAGCCAGGCGCCCGGCGCGCGCGCGCATCGCTCTGTCCGGCCCTTCACCGATCCCTCCGGAGACAGGTTGCGCGCGTGGCTTGGCATCGACAAGGAAACCTTCTACGACCGCAGCAGGGTCGCCATCGTTCCCATGGGTTTCTGCTTCCCGGGCTATGACATGCAGGGCGCCGACCTCCCCCCGCCGGCGGTCTGTGCCGAAACCTGGCGGGGAAAGGCCCTGGCGATGTTGCCCGACATCCGGCTGACACTGCTGATCGGCGGCTATGCGATTGCCTGGCATCTCGGTCGGAAACTGCCGGTGACAGAAGCGGTGCGCGACGGGGGTTCGCACGCCGAGGGTATCTTCGCCCTGCCGCATCCAAGCTGGCGAAACAACGGCTGGCTTAAGCGCAATCCCTGGTTCGAGACCGACATCATCCCGCAACTGCGCGCCCGGCTATCGGAGGCTCTGAAATGA
- a CDS encoding ArsR/SmtB family transcription factor: protein MQMDATQDLSLALSATRFAALGSEQRLSVLRSLVRAGPEGLSIGELGARTGVTGSTLTHHMKILAAAGLVTQARQGRSIICAAVAYDELRALSEFLLTECCADRAAAGKDHAHG from the coding sequence ATGCAAATGGATGCGACTCAGGATCTTTCCCTTGCGCTCTCGGCCACCCGCTTCGCGGCCCTCGGCTCCGAGCAGCGGCTGAGTGTCTTGCGCAGCCTCGTCCGGGCAGGGCCGGAAGGGCTGAGCATCGGCGAACTCGGGGCGCGCACCGGCGTCACCGGAAGCACGCTGACCCACCACATGAAGATCCTTGCCGCAGCGGGACTTGTCACACAGGCGCGTCAGGGGCGCAGCATCATCTGCGCGGCGGTTGCCTACGACGAATTGCGCGCGCTTTCGGAATTCCTTCTCACAGAATGCTGCGCCGACCGCGCGGCCGCCGGCAAGGATCACGCACATGGCTGA
- a CDS encoding glucan biosynthesis protein, whose translation MIRREALSLLAGLALSPFAARAQTAEPGLQVGASEPFDPRVVVDRARDMAAGPYVPRPKIPQSWLDLSYDQYRSIWFDSRNALWENTETPQRVDVFPPGLYFPQAIELNTVEGGLARRVKFDLGVFDKTDQFPDVKLDDTLGYSGLRLRAELHQEGIFQEYAVFQGASYFRGIGADEGYGLSARGLALKTGDPEGEEFPDFVAFWVERPEPGVKSVVLHALLDSPSCTGAYRFDILPGDTLQMDISATIFARTDLSRIGLAPLTSMFLFDETMRDRFSDYRPAVHDSDGLLIRNGYGEVIWRPLCNPVALQLSAFSDENPRGFGLMQRARRFSNFNDLEALYHRRPSAWITPQGDWGAGSVVLVEIPSDKEIYDNIVCFWRPSEPVPAGGELSFRYALDWGDAPVPPSDQRLRVIGTAIGGHLGDETVVVIDFENSALVPEDLARVELSLQSSKESLTHSAVQRNPETKGPRATFSFDPGDEDLIEFSAQLRLDGTPLSEMWQYRWTSS comes from the coding sequence GTGATCCGCCGCGAAGCCCTGTCGCTGCTCGCGGGACTGGCGCTGTCCCCCTTTGCGGCACGTGCGCAGACAGCGGAACCGGGCCTTCAGGTCGGTGCGTCGGAACCCTTCGACCCCCGCGTGGTCGTCGATCGCGCGCGCGATATGGCCGCCGGTCCCTATGTGCCGCGCCCGAAAATACCGCAAAGCTGGCTGGACCTCAGCTATGACCAGTATCGCAGCATCTGGTTCGACAGCCGGAACGCGCTTTGGGAGAACACCGAGACACCGCAGCGCGTCGACGTGTTCCCACCCGGCCTCTACTTTCCGCAGGCGATCGAGCTCAACACCGTCGAAGGCGGCCTCGCGCGCCGCGTGAAGTTCGACCTGGGTGTTTTCGACAAGACGGACCAGTTTCCCGACGTCAAGCTGGACGACACACTGGGATATTCGGGCCTGCGTCTGCGCGCCGAGCTTCACCAGGAAGGCATATTCCAGGAGTACGCGGTCTTTCAGGGCGCGAGCTATTTCCGCGGGATCGGGGCTGACGAAGGCTATGGCCTGTCTGCGCGCGGGCTCGCGCTCAAGACCGGCGATCCGGAGGGCGAGGAGTTCCCCGACTTCGTTGCCTTCTGGGTGGAGCGCCCTGAACCGGGCGTGAAATCGGTGGTGTTGCACGCCCTTCTGGACAGCCCGAGCTGTACCGGCGCCTACAGGTTCGACATTCTGCCGGGCGACACCTTGCAGATGGATATCTCGGCGACCATTTTCGCCCGTACGGATCTGAGCCGCATCGGCCTCGCGCCACTGACATCGATGTTCCTCTTTGACGAAACCATGCGTGATCGTTTTTCGGACTACCGGCCCGCTGTACATGACAGCGACGGCCTGCTGATCCGCAACGGCTATGGTGAGGTCATCTGGCGCCCGCTCTGCAATCCCGTCGCCCTGCAGCTAAGCGCCTTCTCCGACGAGAACCCCCGAGGCTTCGGCCTGATGCAGCGGGCCCGCCGCTTTTCCAACTTCAATGACCTCGAGGCGCTCTATCACCGCCGGCCTTCGGCCTGGATCACGCCCCAGGGCGACTGGGGAGCCGGCTCGGTGGTGCTGGTCGAAATTCCGTCCGACAAGGAAATCTACGACAATATCGTGTGTTTCTGGCGTCCGTCCGAGCCCGTTCCCGCCGGAGGCGAACTGAGCTTCCGATATGCTCTCGACTGGGGCGACGCGCCCGTCCCGCCCTCGGATCAGAGGCTGCGCGTGATCGGTACAGCCATCGGCGGGCATCTCGGCGATGAGACCGTGGTGGTGATCGATTTCGAGAATTCGGCGCTTGTTCCGGAAGACCTGGCGCGGGTCGAGCTTTCGCTGCAAAGCAGCAAGGAATCGCTTACGCACAGCGCCGTCCAGAGAAACCCTGAAACCAAAGGGCCCCGAGCGACGTTCAGCTTTGATCCCGGCGATGAGGACCTCATCGAGTTCAGCGCGCAGTTGCGTCTCGATGGAACTCCTCTGAGCGAGATGTGGCAATACCGATGGACTTCTTCATGA
- the mdoH gene encoding glucans biosynthesis glucosyltransferase MdoH — MNETASNYASGLMPLRQPLEMRPQDLRHAPAHRAAMSAPMRRAALLRLAVFGPALIGTALLLNGIYGWLSASGMAGLEWLLLLMIGATFIWVTLSVSTVGVAVAGLLATERDREGSNADVDPLNVALLVPIYNEVPADVFGNASAMLKELARRAGRHTYSLFILSDTRDDGIAEAELRALAALRTEAPEGFEVYYRRRAQNTDKKVGNILDWVTGWGAGYDAMLVLDADSLMTGRCIERLANEMSRDPDAGLIQSFPMLIGAETLFARIQQFSNVAYGWLLAEGLAIWSRSEGNYWGHNAIIRTRAFAECAGLPHLRGWNGRHDLILSHDFVEAGLLRRAGWRVRFLPRVSGSFEETPGTLIDYVLRDQRWCRGNLQHLRLLGTAGFHPVSRYHLFHGAVAYLLSPAWFALLVIWSLLGKDSETNVIRYFNESNPLFPDWPPEMSHIDSAVFLVIMYAMLLTPKLVSAGIIAAHPKAQRVFGGRGAFLSAVFFEILLSILYSPIMMIQQTRAVFRAAVGTQSGWNPQARKAQAYPLATLIRFHWPETLIGILLAIGLFAGLVSLWLIPIAVSLCLAVPLSALSSLQVSQRLPASLRMDSPFTLREPAVVARARNERARMDTLLRIAAE; from the coding sequence ATGAACGAGACCGCCAGCAATTACGCCTCGGGACTTATGCCTCTGCGCCAGCCCCTCGAGATGCGACCGCAGGACCTGCGTCACGCACCGGCGCATCGCGCCGCCATGTCCGCGCCGATGCGGCGCGCCGCACTTCTTCGTCTGGCAGTCTTCGGTCCGGCGTTGATTGGCACCGCATTGCTGCTGAACGGGATATACGGCTGGCTTTCGGCCTCGGGCATGGCCGGGCTGGAATGGCTTCTTCTGCTGATGATCGGGGCGACCTTCATCTGGGTCACGTTGTCCGTCAGCACTGTCGGCGTGGCGGTGGCCGGTCTGCTCGCGACCGAGCGTGACCGGGAGGGCAGCAACGCGGATGTCGATCCCCTGAATGTTGCCCTGCTGGTCCCGATTTACAACGAGGTCCCCGCCGACGTTTTCGGCAATGCTTCGGCGATGCTGAAGGAACTCGCCCGCCGCGCCGGCCGGCACACCTATTCGCTGTTCATTCTCTCGGATACGCGTGACGACGGTATCGCCGAGGCTGAACTGCGCGCGCTTGCTGCACTGAGGACCGAGGCGCCCGAAGGGTTCGAGGTCTATTATCGCCGGCGCGCGCAGAATACCGACAAGAAGGTCGGAAACATCCTCGACTGGGTTACGGGCTGGGGAGCGGGATACGATGCGATGCTCGTTCTGGATGCCGACAGCCTCATGACCGGACGCTGCATCGAGCGGCTCGCCAACGAGATGAGCAGGGACCCGGATGCGGGCCTGATCCAGAGCTTCCCCATGCTGATCGGGGCTGAGACGCTTTTCGCCCGCATTCAACAGTTCTCGAACGTCGCCTACGGCTGGCTTCTCGCCGAAGGGCTGGCAATCTGGTCGCGCAGCGAAGGCAACTACTGGGGCCATAACGCCATCATCCGGACCCGCGCCTTCGCGGAATGCGCGGGGCTGCCGCATCTGCGGGGATGGAACGGCCGCCACGACCTCATCCTGAGCCACGATTTCGTCGAAGCCGGTCTTCTGCGCCGCGCCGGATGGCGGGTGCGGTTCCTGCCGCGCGTCTCCGGAAGCTTCGAGGAAACGCCCGGAACCCTCATCGATTACGTGCTGCGCGACCAGCGCTGGTGCCGCGGCAATCTCCAGCACCTTCGCCTGCTCGGGACAGCCGGATTCCATCCCGTTTCGAGATATCACCTGTTCCACGGCGCGGTCGCCTATCTGCTGTCGCCGGCCTGGTTCGCGCTTCTGGTGATCTGGTCCCTGCTGGGCAAGGACTCCGAAACCAACGTGATCCGTTACTTTAACGAATCCAACCCGCTGTTTCCGGACTGGCCGCCCGAGATGAGCCATATCGATTCGGCGGTCTTCCTCGTGATCATGTATGCGATGCTGCTGACACCGAAACTTGTGAGTGCCGGGATCATCGCCGCGCATCCCAAGGCCCAGCGGGTCTTCGGAGGCCGGGGCGCGTTCCTGTCCGCCGTGTTCTTCGAGATCCTGCTGTCGATCCTCTACTCGCCGATCATGATGATCCAGCAGACCCGCGCCGTCTTCCGCGCGGCGGTCGGGACGCAATCTGGCTGGAATCCCCAGGCGCGCAAGGCACAGGCCTATCCGCTCGCCACCCTTATCAGGTTCCATTGGCCGGAAACGCTGATCGGGATTCTGCTTGCCATCGGCCTTTTCGCGGGGCTCGTGTCGCTCTGGCTGATCCCGATTGCCGTCAGCCTCTGCCTTGCGGTGCCGCTTTCCGCGCTCAGCTCGCTTCAGGTCTCGCAACGCCTGCCTGCGAGCCTGCGCATGGACAGCCCCTTCACCCTGCGTGAACCTGCGGTTGTCGCCCGGGCCCGCAACGAGCGCGCCCGGATGGACACCCTGCTGCGGATCGCGGCCGAATAG
- a CDS encoding YHS domain-containing (seleno)protein, translating into MNRFLLLIAAAATALALASAAFSGPQYLDRTGYAVSGYDVVAYFDLEQNAPGTPQPPAVPGDSGIVSEYNGATFAFSTPQNKARFDANPAAFVPQYDGHCAYGVSQGGKVPANPDLWRIVDGRLYLNISRNVVGFWEEDIAGNIERAEANWPQIESQPASAGAIPDFSGNAPRD; encoded by the coding sequence ATGAACCGATTTCTCCTTCTGATCGCAGCAGCCGCGACGGCGCTGGCCCTTGCATCGGCGGCCTTCTCGGGTCCGCAATACCTCGACCGGACCGGATATGCCGTGTCGGGCTATGACGTCGTCGCTTATTTCGACCTGGAACAGAATGCGCCCGGCACGCCCCAGCCTCCTGCAGTTCCGGGCGATTCCGGCATCGTGTCGGAATACAACGGAGCGACCTTCGCCTTCTCGACCCCGCAGAACAAGGCGCGCTTCGACGCAAACCCGGCTGCATTCGTCCCGCAATACGACGGCCATTGCGCCTACGGCGTGTCGCAGGGCGGGAAGGTCCCGGCCAATCCCGACCTGTGGCGCATTGTGGACGGCAGGCTTTACCTGAACATAAGCCGCAATGTCGTCGGGTTCTGGGAAGAGGATATCGCTGGCAACATCGAACGCGCTGAGGCGAACTGGCCGCAGATAGAAAGTCAGCCAGCATCTGCCGGCGCGATCCCGGACTTCTCGGGCAACGCCCCGAGGGATTGA
- a CDS encoding PHB depolymerase family esterase, with amino-acid sequence MRLACALGVLAITLAGAGRSAAGCGPDPAPCTVPLGVYHVALPEGKPRGALLYLHGARASGKDALQSRDWNRMALSRGYAVIAPDGTIQPVRGWRGWSFMLDIPTARDEIAFLESVRDDAAARFGLDAGSMILTGFSVGGAMTSYVACRSPESFAAYAPVAGGFWRPHPGQCEDGPVRLLHTHGWTDTTVPLEGRVLRGEDEDDPDALMQGDIYDTLEMWRHVNGCKQFRADRFVTEGAFLRRAWDRCTPGSALEFALHKGGHLVPEGWATMMLDWAETLEAADRPAAN; translated from the coding sequence GTGAGACTGGCGTGTGCACTGGGCGTTCTTGCCATCACATTGGCCGGGGCCGGGCGTTCCGCGGCGGGATGCGGGCCCGATCCTGCGCCCTGCACGGTCCCGCTGGGTGTCTATCACGTGGCGCTCCCGGAAGGGAAACCGCGCGGCGCTTTGCTCTACCTGCACGGCGCGAGGGCCAGCGGGAAAGATGCCCTGCAATCGCGGGACTGGAACCGCATGGCCCTGTCGCGGGGCTACGCCGTGATTGCGCCGGACGGGACGATCCAACCGGTCCGCGGCTGGCGCGGCTGGTCGTTCATGTTGGACATACCGACTGCCCGCGACGAAATCGCCTTTCTTGAATCGGTAAGAGACGACGCCGCCGCGCGGTTCGGTCTGGATGCAGGCAGCATGATCCTGACGGGTTTCTCGGTCGGGGGGGCGATGACGTCCTATGTCGCCTGCCGCTCACCGGAAAGCTTTGCGGCGTACGCTCCGGTTGCGGGCGGCTTCTGGCGTCCTCATCCCGGACAGTGCGAGGATGGTCCGGTGCGGCTTTTGCACACGCATGGCTGGACGGACACCACAGTGCCATTGGAAGGACGCGTGCTGAGGGGCGAGGATGAAGACGATCCCGACGCGCTGATGCAGGGCGACATCTACGACACGCTCGAGATGTGGCGCCACGTCAACGGATGCAAGCAGTTCCGGGCGGACCGCTTCGTGACCGAAGGTGCCTTCCTGCGCCGGGCATGGGATCGGTGCACGCCGGGCTCGGCGCTCGAATTTGCCCTTCACAAAGGCGGACATTTGGTGCCGGAGGGCTGGGCGACGATGATGCTGGACTGGGCAGAGACCCTGGAGGCGGCGGATCGTCCCGCCGCCAACTGA
- a CDS encoding rhodanese-like domain-containing protein: MTHRPADPDLRTGRGVNRRLALLAGAGALGAAGLGAANWFNILARTGAGELSAEDAHAAAARGELLLIDIRRPEEWRATGIGAGAIGLDMRRDDFVASLDRLAGGDRSRRIALICARGVRSRRTVARLRDAGFTEVLDVPEGMLGSGAGAGWLQRELPLQEED, encoded by the coding sequence TTGACGCACCGGCCCGCCGATCCCGACCTGCGCACAGGCCGAGGGGTGAACCGCAGGCTTGCCCTTCTTGCCGGCGCTGGCGCACTCGGCGCGGCGGGGCTCGGCGCGGCGAATTGGTTCAACATCCTGGCACGAACGGGCGCGGGGGAGCTTTCTGCGGAAGATGCCCATGCGGCTGCGGCGCGCGGCGAACTGCTGCTTATCGACATCCGCAGGCCCGAGGAATGGCGCGCCACCGGCATCGGCGCGGGTGCGATCGGGCTAGACATGCGGAGAGACGATTTTGTGGCGTCGCTCGACCGGCTTGCCGGGGGTGACCGCTCGCGCAGGATCGCGCTGATCTGCGCAAGAGGGGTGCGTTCGCGCCGGACGGTCGCTAGGCTGCGTGATGCAGGCTTCACCGAGGTGCTGGACGTCCCGGAGGGAATGCTCGGTTCCGGCGCCGGGGCGGGTTGGCTGCAACGCGAACTGCCCCTGCAGGAGGAGGATTGA
- a CDS encoding OpgC family protein has translation MSTIAQTRSSAKAPARVRDPRLDFFRGLAMFIILVAHTPQSWFPLVIPARFGFSDATEIFVFCSGMASAIAFGSVFRKQGWWMGTARVAFRCWQVYWAHIGTFLAIAAAAVAMNASGLGIRDYVEQLNLGFFFNDTPQNLVGLLTLTYVPNYFDILPMYLIVLAMMPFVVACYKAHPALALALVVGVWIAAQFNWLEMRAEPWSDREWFFNPFGWQLVFFTGFAFMSGWLPKPPRNRELALVAAVIVVVTVPFAYYRIISAFPAIDAWRIENDILIAKTDFGILRYVHFLALAYLCWVAVGKAGHRILPPTGDAPLAAVWRHVLAWIMKVGQQSLAVFITSMFLARVLGLALDMMGSESLFNQVIVLFSGFAILIVVAQCVGWFKSQPWRRAQVAK, from the coding sequence ATGTCCACCATTGCCCAGACGCGGAGTTCCGCGAAGGCGCCCGCACGCGTGCGCGACCCTCGTCTGGACTTCTTCCGTGGCCTTGCGATGTTCATCATACTTGTGGCGCATACCCCCCAGAGCTGGTTCCCGCTGGTCATCCCGGCGCGCTTCGGCTTCTCGGATGCAACAGAGATATTCGTGTTCTGTTCGGGCATGGCTTCCGCCATCGCCTTCGGCAGCGTTTTCCGCAAGCAGGGCTGGTGGATGGGCACGGCGCGGGTCGCCTTCCGCTGCTGGCAGGTCTACTGGGCGCATATCGGGACCTTCCTCGCCATCGCCGCGGCGGCGGTCGCAATGAATGCCTCAGGATTAGGCATTCGCGACTATGTCGAGCAGCTCAACCTGGGATTCTTCTTCAACGACACACCGCAGAACCTTGTCGGTCTTCTGACACTGACATACGTGCCGAATTACTTCGACATTCTGCCGATGTACCTGATCGTTCTCGCGATGATGCCCTTTGTGGTTGCCTGTTACAAAGCCCATCCTGCCCTGGCGCTGGCGCTTGTCGTCGGCGTATGGATCGCCGCGCAGTTCAACTGGCTCGAAATGCGTGCCGAGCCCTGGTCCGATCGGGAATGGTTTTTCAATCCTTTCGGCTGGCAGCTCGTTTTCTTCACGGGCTTCGCCTTCATGTCGGGCTGGTTGCCGAAACCGCCGAGAAACCGCGAACTGGCCCTGGTGGCGGCCGTCATCGTGGTCGTGACCGTACCCTTCGCCTATTACCGCATCATTTCGGCCTTTCCCGCCATCGACGCCTGGCGCATCGAGAATGACATCCTGATCGCCAAGACCGATTTCGGCATCCTGCGCTATGTGCACTTCCTCGCCCTGGCCTATCTTTGCTGGGTTGCGGTGGGGAAAGCGGGGCACCGCATCCTGCCTCCGACCGGCGACGCGCCTCTGGCTGCGGTCTGGCGGCATGTGCTGGCCTGGATCATGAAGGTCGGCCAGCAGTCACTTGCCGTATTTATCACCTCGATGTTCCTCGCCCGCGTCCTCGGGCTCGCGCTCGACATGATGGGCTCGGAATCGCTGTTCAATCAGGTGATCGTGCTGTTCAGCGGCTTCGCGATCCTGATTGTGGTGGCGCAATGTGTCGGCTGGTTCAAATCCCAGCCGTGGCGCCGTGCGCAGGTGGCGAAGTGA
- a CDS encoding SseB family protein, whose amino-acid sequence MTETTPLDRAFAAMREAPQDNAAELGFYERLADCELFLLLATDARDGHGTITPDIFDLGTEKYVLVFDREERLSEFTGRPAPYAALSGRVIAQMLAGQGIGLGLNLDVAPSSQLLPPAAVDWLHEMLANPPVETEARFSKVLPPAGLPERLLHALDAKLSSAAGRAECAWLAAVAQDDAKRGYLLAFIDAAPGAQGALARAVSEALTFSGLADVALDVTFAAPGDPLVERLARVGLRFDLPQPEPKALAVRPAPGSDPSRPPILK is encoded by the coding sequence ATGACCGAAACGACCCCGCTGGACCGGGCCTTCGCCGCGATGCGGGAGGCGCCACAGGACAACGCGGCCGAACTGGGATTCTACGAGCGGCTGGCGGATTGCGAACTGTTCCTGCTGCTTGCCACGGATGCCAGGGACGGGCACGGCACGATCACGCCGGATATCTTCGATCTCGGCACCGAAAAGTATGTGCTGGTATTCGACCGCGAGGAGAGGCTTTCGGAATTCACCGGGCGTCCGGCACCTTATGCCGCCCTGTCGGGCAGGGTGATCGCCCAGATGCTCGCGGGGCAGGGCATCGGGCTTGGCCTGAACCTCGACGTGGCCCCCTCGTCGCAGTTGCTGCCGCCCGCGGCTGTCGACTGGCTGCATGAGATGCTTGCCAATCCGCCGGTAGAGACAGAGGCGCGCTTTTCGAAGGTGCTGCCGCCCGCAGGTCTGCCCGAGCGGCTTCTCCATGCCCTGGATGCCAAGCTTTCCAGCGCCGCAGGCCGCGCCGAATGCGCCTGGCTTGCCGCTGTGGCGCAAGACGACGCGAAGCGCGGGTATCTGCTGGCCTTCATCGACGCGGCTCCCGGCGCGCAGGGAGCGCTGGCCCGCGCGGTGTCCGAGGCGCTGACATTCTCGGGCCTCGCGGATGTTGCGCTTGACGTGACATTCGCGGCGCCGGGCGACCCACTTGTCGAGAGGCTCGCGCGGGTTGGTCTGCGCTTCGATCTTCCGCAGCCTGAACCGAAGGCCCTTGCGGTGCGACCTGCCCCCGGCAGCGACCCGTCCCGACCTCCGATCCTGAAGTAG